The Streptomyces sp. HUAS CB01 genome has a segment encoding these proteins:
- a CDS encoding PLP-dependent aminotransferase family protein gives MVQWTSAVGAPALARQLQAQQPRPAGPGTRKPPAYRALADGIRLLVLEGRVPVAARLPAERELALALAVSRTTVAAAYEALRTEGFLESRRGAGSWTAVPAGNPLPARGLEPLPPESLGSMIDLGCAALPAPEPWLTRSIQGALEELPPYAHTHGDYPAGLPTLRRMLAERYTQRGIPTMPEQIMVTTGAMGAIDAICHLFAGRGERIAVESPSYANILQLMREAGARLVPVAMAEGLTGWDLPRWRQVLRDAAPRLAYVVADFHNPTGALADEDQRRQLVDAARSAGTVLVVDETMSELCLDEGTDMPRPVCAFDPAGSTVLTVGSASKAFWAGMRIGWVRAAPDVIRSLVAARAYADLGTPVLEQLGVSWLMGTGGWDEAVALRREQARRNRDEMVTALRRELPDWEFEVPHGGLTLWVRAGGLSGSRLAEVGERVGVRVPSGPRFGVDGAFEGYVRLPFTVGGPVAEEAASRLAAAARLVKTGVTTGTEAPRTFVA, from the coding sequence ATGGTTCAGTGGACTTCGGCCGTGGGGGCGCCGGCGCTGGCCCGGCAACTGCAGGCACAGCAGCCGCGTCCGGCGGGGCCCGGCACGCGCAAGCCGCCCGCCTACCGCGCCCTCGCCGACGGTATCCGGCTGCTCGTCCTGGAGGGGCGGGTCCCGGTCGCCGCCCGGCTGCCGGCCGAGCGCGAGCTCGCGCTGGCCCTGGCCGTCAGCCGTACGACCGTCGCGGCCGCCTACGAAGCACTGCGGACCGAGGGCTTCCTGGAGTCCCGCAGGGGGGCGGGCAGCTGGACCGCCGTGCCCGCGGGCAATCCGCTGCCGGCACGCGGTCTCGAACCGCTGCCCCCGGAGTCCCTCGGCTCGATGATCGACCTCGGGTGCGCGGCGCTGCCGGCCCCCGAACCCTGGCTGACCCGGAGCATCCAGGGGGCGCTGGAGGAACTCCCGCCGTACGCGCACACCCACGGCGACTACCCGGCGGGTCTGCCCACGCTGCGCCGGATGCTCGCCGAGCGGTACACCCAGCGCGGCATCCCGACGATGCCCGAACAGATCATGGTGACCACCGGTGCCATGGGTGCCATCGACGCGATCTGCCACCTCTTCGCGGGCCGGGGGGAGCGCATCGCCGTCGAGTCGCCCTCCTACGCCAACATCCTCCAGCTGATGCGCGAGGCCGGTGCCCGGCTGGTGCCCGTCGCCATGGCCGAGGGGCTGACCGGCTGGGACCTGCCCCGCTGGCGGCAGGTGCTGCGCGACGCAGCCCCCCGGCTCGCCTATGTCGTCGCCGACTTCCACAACCCCACCGGGGCGCTCGCCGACGAGGACCAGCGGCGGCAGCTCGTCGACGCGGCCCGGTCCGCGGGCACGGTGCTCGTCGTGGACGAGACGATGTCCGAACTGTGCCTCGACGAGGGCACGGACATGCCCCGTCCCGTCTGCGCCTTCGACCCGGCGGGCTCGACGGTCCTGACGGTCGGCTCGGCGAGCAAGGCCTTCTGGGCGGGCATGCGGATCGGCTGGGTCCGGGCCGCGCCGGACGTGATCCGCTCCCTCGTCGCCGCACGTGCCTACGCCGACCTGGGCACCCCGGTGCTGGAGCAGCTGGGGGTCAGCTGGCTGATGGGGACCGGCGGCTGGGACGAGGCGGTGGCCCTGCGACGTGAGCAGGCCCGACGGAACCGGGACGAGATGGTGACGGCGCTGCGTCGCGAACTGCCGGACTGGGAGTTCGAGGTCCCGCACGGCGGTCTGACGCTGTGGGTCCGCGCGGGCGGCCTGTCCGGATCCCGCCTCGCTGAGGTCGGCGAACGCGTGGGCGTGCGCGTCCCCTCCGGGCCCCGCTTCGGTGTGGACGGCGCCTTCGAGGGGTACGTCCGGCTGCCGTTCACCGTGGGCGGTCCGGTCGCGGAGGAGGCGGCGTCCCGGCTGGCGGCGGCGGCGCGGCTGGTGAAGACGGGCGTGACCACGGGCACGGAGGCCCCGAGGACGTTCGTGGCGTGA